The proteins below are encoded in one region of Hordeum vulgare subsp. vulgare chromosome 3H, MorexV3_pseudomolecules_assembly, whole genome shotgun sequence:
- the LOC123445074 gene encoding selenoprotein F translates to MVRSPSVSAAAAVAVAVLLLCLSGLCRGAERLGARECEELGFTGLALCSDCNALAEFVKDQELVDDCRKCCTEDSDDSISKLVYSGAIIEVCMRKLVFYPEVVGFLEEDKDDFPYVESRYAYGSPPKLIMLDDKGEQKETIRIDNWKREHIRQFLTEKVKPAKSET, encoded by the exons ATGGTTCGATCTCCGTCCGTATCGGCGGCCGCGGCCGTGGCCGTGGCCGTgctcctcctctgcctctccgGCCTCTGCCGCGGCGCCGAGCGGCTCGGGGCGAGGGAGTGCGAGGAGCTGGGGTTCACCGGCCTCGCCCTCTGCTCCGACTGCAACGCGCTCGCCGAGTTCGTCAAGGACCAAG AGTTGGTGGATGACTGTCGTAAATGTTGCACGGAGGATTCAGATGATTCTATCAGCAAG CTTGTATACTCCGGCGCAATTATTGAAGTATGCATGAGAAAGCTGGTGTTTTATCCAGAAGTCGTTGGCTTCCTCGAAGAGGACAAAGATGACTTCCCTTATGTAGAATCTCGGTATGCTTATGGCTCTCCACCAAAGCTCATAATGCTTGACGACAAGGGTGAACAGAAGGAGACTATAAG GATCGACAACTGGAAGCGTGAGCATATTCGGCAATTTCTCACAGAGAAGGTGAAGCCGGCGAAGTCAGAGACCTGA